In a genomic window of Streptococcus oralis:
- a CDS encoding HAD family hydrolase, with protein MQKTAFIWDLDGTLLDSYEAILSGIEETFAQFSIPYDKEKVREFILRYSVQDLLEQVTEERNLDAEVLNQVRAQSLAEKNAQVVLMPGAREVLAWADEVGIQQFVYTHKGDNAFTILRDLGLESYFTEILTSQSGFERKPSPQAANYLLDKYQLDPNNTYYIGDRTLDVEFAQNSGIQSINFLESSYEGNHRIQTLANIPRIFED; from the coding sequence ATGCAAAAAACAGCATTTATTTGGGATTTAGACGGGACTTTATTGGACTCTTACGAAGCGATTTTGTCAGGGATTGAGGAGACCTTTGCTCAGTTTTCTATTCCTTATGATAAGGAGAAAGTGAGAGAGTTTATCCTCAGGTACTCTGTGCAGGATTTGCTGGAGCAGGTGACAGAAGAGAGAAACCTGGATGCGGAAGTACTCAATCAGGTGCGTGCCCAAAGTCTGGCTGAGAAAAATGCCCAGGTAGTTTTGATGCCAGGTGCGCGTGAAGTGCTAGCTTGGGCAGACGAAGTAGGGATTCAGCAGTTTGTCTATACTCATAAGGGGGACAATGCCTTTACCATTCTAAGAGACTTGGGATTGGAGTCCTATTTTACAGAGATTTTAACCAGTCAGAGCGGTTTTGAGCGGAAGCCAAGTCCACAAGCGGCTAACTATCTGTTAGACAAGTATCAGCTGGATCCTAATAATACCTATTATATAGGGGACCGGACTTTGGATGTGGAATTTGCCCAGAATAGTGGGATTCAAAGCATTAATTTTTTAGAGTCGTCTTATGAAGGGAATCACAGGATTCAAACACTGGCAAATATTCCTCGTATTTTTGAGGATTAG
- a CDS encoding MarR family winged helix-turn-helix transcriptional regulator yields MVAIHDLLYQLRLADQSMTQLFERQLGISLTRYQILCFLIDQSPCNQIAVQDRLKIDQAALTRHFKILEKEGLVNRRRNPENQREVLVEVTDFAREQLITNSPQHHINVKSQMESVLTQGEREEFSRLLEKLISGLEEIKI; encoded by the coding sequence ATGGTAGCAATCCATGATTTACTGTATCAACTACGATTAGCAGATCAGTCTATGACACAACTATTTGAACGCCAATTGGGAATTAGTCTGACTCGTTATCAAATCTTATGTTTCTTAATCGATCAGTCTCCGTGTAATCAAATAGCAGTTCAGGATAGATTGAAGATTGATCAGGCTGCCTTGACACGGCACTTTAAAATTTTGGAAAAGGAAGGTTTGGTTAATCGACGTCGGAATCCTGAAAACCAGAGGGAGGTTTTGGTGGAAGTCACAGACTTTGCGAGAGAACAACTAATAACCAACTCTCCCCAACACCATATAAACGTAAAGAGTCAGATGGAGAGTGTACTTACACAAGGAGAGCGAGAAGAGTTCAGTCGCTTGTTAGAAAAGTTGATATCTGGCTTAGAAGAGATAAAAATTTAA
- a CDS encoding DUF1304 domain-containing protein, translating into MSIFTIVLATIVALEHFYIFYLESVATQSDATSRVFNVYKEELARPSVSSLFKNQGIYNALIGVFLLYGIYFSQSLEIVTIFVLFVLGVATYGSLTADKKIILKQGGPAILTLLSMLLLK; encoded by the coding sequence ATGTCTATTTTTACAATTGTTTTAGCAACTATCGTTGCCTTGGAGCATTTTTACATTTTTTATTTGGAAAGTGTGGCTACGCAATCAGACGCTACTAGTCGAGTGTTTAATGTGTATAAGGAAGAACTGGCTCGTCCTTCAGTGAGTTCATTATTTAAAAATCAAGGAATTTATAATGCTTTGATAGGTGTGTTTCTCTTGTACGGGATTTATTTTTCGCAAAGCTTGGAAATTGTGACCATCTTTGTTTTATTTGTGCTTGGTGTAGCGACCTACGGTTCTCTAACAGCAGACAAGAAGATTATTCTGAAGCAAGGTGGGCCTGCTATTTTGACTCTGCTGAGTATGTTACTTTTGAAATAA
- a CDS encoding MATE family efflux transporter, with product MFKKNKDILNIALPAMGENFLQMLMGMVDSYLVAHLGLIAISGVSVAGNIITIYQAIFIALGAAISSVISKSLGQKDQSKLAYHVTEALKITLLLSALLGALSLFAGQEMIGLLGTERDVAESGGLYLSLVGGSIVLLGLMTSLGALIRATHNPRLPLYVSLLSNALNILFSSLAIFLLDMGIAGVAWGTILSRLAGLVILWSQLKLPFEKPTFGLDKELLTLALPAAGERLMMRAGDVVIIALVVSFGTEAVAGNAVGEVLTQFNYMPAFGVATATVMQVARAVGEDNWERVDDLSKQTFWLSLLLMLPLTLSIYALGTPLTHLYTTNPVAVEASVLVALFSLLGTPMATGTVIYTAVWQGLGNARLPFYATSIGMWCIRIGTGYLMGVVLGWGLPGIWAGTILDNGFRWLFLRYRYQRYMSLKG from the coding sequence TTGTTTAAGAAAAATAAAGACATTCTTAATATTGCATTGCCAGCTATGGGTGAAAACTTTTTGCAGATGCTCATGGGAATGGTGGACAGTTACTTGGTCGCTCACTTGGGCTTAATCGCCATTTCAGGTGTTTCAGTTGCTGGCAATATTATCACCATTTACCAGGCGATTTTTATCGCTCTAGGAGCTGCTATCTCCAGTGTTATTTCAAAAAGTTTGGGGCAGAAAGATCAGTCCAAGTTGGCTTATCACGTGACAGAGGCTCTCAAGATAACCCTATTGCTGAGTGCACTTTTAGGCGCCTTATCGCTCTTTGCTGGGCAAGAGATGATAGGACTCTTGGGCACGGAGAGGGATGTAGCCGAGAGTGGTGGGCTCTACCTATCTTTGGTGGGTGGGTCGATTGTTCTCTTGGGCTTGATGACGAGTCTAGGTGCCTTGATTCGTGCAACGCATAATCCGCGTCTACCTCTCTATGTTAGTCTTTTATCCAATGCCTTGAATATTCTTTTTTCAAGTCTAGCTATTTTTCTCCTTGATATGGGCATAGCGGGTGTTGCTTGGGGGACTATCTTGTCTCGCTTAGCCGGTCTTGTGATTTTGTGGTCGCAATTAAAGCTGCCTTTTGAGAAACCGACTTTTGGTTTAGATAAGGAACTATTGACTTTGGCTTTGCCAGCGGCAGGAGAACGTCTCATGATGCGGGCTGGAGATGTAGTAATCATTGCCTTGGTTGTTTCTTTTGGGACGGAGGCAGTTGCGGGGAATGCAGTCGGAGAAGTCTTGACCCAGTTTAACTATATGCCTGCCTTTGGCGTCGCTACGGCGACGGTCATGCAGGTAGCTCGAGCAGTTGGAGAGGATAACTGGGAAAGAGTAGATGATTTGAGCAAGCAAACCTTTTGGCTTTCCCTGCTTCTCATGTTGCCCTTAACTCTCAGTATCTATGCCTTGGGGACACCATTGACTCATCTCTATACGACCAATCCTGTAGCAGTCGAAGCGAGCGTTTTGGTGGCACTGTTCTCTCTACTAGGAACCCCCATGGCGACAGGGACAGTTATATATACGGCAGTTTGGCAGGGATTGGGAAATGCTCGCCTCCCCTTTTATGCGACAAGCATTGGGATGTGGTGTATCCGCATTGGAACAGGATATCTGATGGGGGTTGTTCTTGGTTGGGGCTTACCTGGTATTTGGGCAGGGACTATCTTGGATAATGGTTTTCGCTGGTTATTTCTACGTTACCGTTACCAGCGTTATATGAGCTTGAAAGGATAG
- the tgt gene encoding tRNA guanosine(34) transglycosylase Tgt: MSDSPIKYRLIKKEKHTGARLGEIITPHGTFPTPMFMPVGTQATVKTQSPEELKEMGSGIILSNTYHLWLRPGDELIARAGGLHKFMNWDQPILTDSGGFQVYSLADSRNITEEGVTFKNHLNGSKMFLSPEKAISIQNNLGSDIMMSFDECPQFYQPYDYVKKSIERTSRWAERGLKAHRRPHDQGLFGIVQGAGFEDLRRQSAHDLVSMDFPGYSIGGLAVGETHEEMNAVLDFTTQLLPENKPRYLMGVGAPDSLIDGVIRGVDMFDCVLPTRIARNGTCMTSQGRLVVKNAQFAEDFTPLDPECDCYTCKNYTRAYLRHLLKADETFGIRLTSYHNLYFLLNLMKQVRQAIMDDNLLEFREYFVEKYGYNKSGRNF, from the coding sequence ATGTCAGATTCACCAATCAAATACCGTTTGATTAAGAAAGAGAAACACACGGGAGCTCGTCTGGGAGAAATCATCACTCCGCACGGTACCTTTCCAACGCCTATGTTTATGCCAGTTGGGACCCAAGCTACTGTCAAGACTCAGTCACCAGAGGAGTTGAAGGAGATGGGATCAGGAATTATCCTGTCTAATACTTATCATCTCTGGCTTCGCCCTGGAGATGAACTCATCGCACGCGCAGGTGGTCTCCACAAATTTATGAACTGGGACCAACCAATTTTGACAGATAGTGGTGGTTTCCAGGTCTATTCCCTAGCTGATAGCCGAAATATCACCGAAGAAGGAGTAACCTTTAAAAACCATCTCAATGGCTCCAAGATGTTCCTATCACCAGAGAAAGCCATCTCTATTCAGAACAATCTAGGCTCCGACATCATGATGTCTTTTGATGAATGTCCTCAGTTTTACCAACCCTATGACTACGTTAAGAAATCAATCGAGCGTACTAGCCGTTGGGCTGAGCGTGGTTTGAAGGCTCACCGTCGCCCACATGACCAAGGTTTGTTTGGGATTGTACAGGGAGCGGGATTTGAAGACCTTCGTCGTCAGTCAGCTCACGACCTTGTTAGCATGGACTTCCCTGGCTACTCTATCGGTGGTTTGGCAGTAGGAGAAACGCACGAAGAAATGAATGCAGTCTTGGACTTCACAACTCAACTTCTTCCTGAAAACAAACCTCGCTATTTGATGGGTGTGGGAGCGCCAGATAGCTTGATTGATGGGGTCATTCGTGGTGTGGATATGTTTGACTGTGTCTTGCCGACTCGTATCGCTCGTAACGGAACTTGTATGACCAGCCAAGGTCGTTTGGTTGTCAAGAATGCCCAATTCGCTGAAGATTTTACGCCACTGGATCCTGAGTGTGATTGCTACACATGTAAGAACTATACACGCGCCTACCTTCGTCACCTGCTCAAGGCTGATGAAACCTTCGGTATCCGCTTGACTAGTTACCACAATCTCTACTTCTTGCTTAACCTGATGAAGCAAGTGCGTCAAGCCATCATGGATGATAATCTCTTGGAATTTCGTGAGTATTTTGTAGAAAAATATGGCTACAACAAGTCAGGACGCAATTTTTAA
- a CDS encoding LysM peptidoglycan-binding domain-containing protein has product MKKRIILASTVALSLAPALGAKAQEISWTARSVEQIQNDVTKNENKNSYTVQYGDTLSTIAEALGVDVTVLANLNKITNMDLIFPDTVLTTTVNEEEEVTEVEIQAPQADASEEVTTATADLTTNQVTVDEQTVQVEDLSQPIEEAPTATETEKPAEVAPSSEVSETATVAEETPSTETSVAEETAETTPAEAPVAETTSPVEEDPQAATPATEETAATTPAEAPVAAAPATETPADTTGSSATEEAASTATSDTATSTYQAEQSQTPSRTYSAPAAPDYAGLAVAKSENAGLQPQTAAFKEEVANLFGITSFSGYRPGDSGDHGKGLAIDFMVPVSSALGDQIAEYAVKNMASRGINYIIWKQRFYAPYDSKYGPAYTWNPMPDRGSVTENHYDHVHVSMN; this is encoded by the coding sequence ATGAAGAAAAGAATTATTTTAGCCTCAACAGTAGCCTTGTCTCTTGCTCCCGCATTAGGAGCTAAAGCTCAAGAAATCTCTTGGACAGCACGTAGCGTTGAGCAAATCCAAAATGACGTAACTAAAAACGAAAACAAAAACAGCTATACAGTTCAGTATGGTGATACCCTGAGCACGATTGCAGAAGCTTTGGGAGTAGATGTGACGGTTCTTGCTAATTTGAACAAAATCACTAATATGGACTTGATTTTCCCAGATACTGTCCTCACTACAACTGTCAATGAGGAAGAAGAGGTAACGGAAGTTGAAATCCAAGCTCCTCAAGCAGATGCTAGTGAAGAAGTGACGACTGCGACAGCTGATTTGACGACGAATCAAGTGACAGTCGATGAACAAACAGTTCAAGTAGAAGACCTTTCTCAACCAATTGAGGAAGCTCCAACTGCAACAGAGACTGAAAAACCAGCAGAAGTAGCGCCAAGTTCAGAAGTTTCTGAGACAGCGACAGTTGCTGAAGAGACACCATCTACAGAAACATCTGTAGCTGAAGAAACAGCTGAAACGACTCCAGCGGAAGCACCAGTAGCAGAAACAACTAGTCCAGTTGAAGAAGATCCACAAGCAGCGACTCCAGCTACCGAAGAAACGGCAGCAACAACTCCAGCAGAAGCCCCAGTAGCAGCTGCTCCAGCAACTGAAACACCTGCTGATACAACAGGATCAAGTGCAACAGAAGAAGCAGCATCAACAGCAACTTCTGACACTGCAACTTCGACTTATCAAGCAGAGCAAAGCCAAACTCCTTCAAGAACATATTCAGCTCCAGCGGCTCCTGACTATGCAGGACTTGCTGTAGCTAAGTCTGAGAATGCTGGTCTTCAACCACAAACTGCAGCCTTTAAAGAAGAAGTAGCCAACTTGTTTGGGATTACATCCTTTAGTGGCTACCGTCCTGGTGACAGTGGGGACCATGGTAAAGGTTTGGCCATCGACTTCATGGTTCCAGTGAGTTCAGCACTTGGTGATCAAATCGCGGAATATGCAGTCAAAAATATGGCTAGCCGTGGTATCAACTATATCATCTGGAAACAACGTTTCTACGCTCCATATGATAGTAAATATGGACCAGCCTATACGTGGAATCCAATGCCAGACCGTGGTAGCGTAACCGAAAACCACTATGACCACGTTCACGTTTCAATGAACTAA
- a CDS encoding DUF975 family protein: MKYPKIDLKTIRLQTRQFQAENPRLFLVYLLPSILVILSGFLNPLARLQESVLEQSFFSMLAQVLQAYLFPLVVSFMSTIFLAGAAFATLRLLKDPDTELSVKSSLALFAEERFSQTFLTLLLKRFYLFLWSIPNLVGVYFLFYSNLLARRFVSLHPEFPKLDLSSLETEQFLMTFGLYFFASLILMIVGNILYVPQHYAYSQVEFLLCDTLDLGQAKPRQILKTSRFLMKGYKFQRFVLDLQLLPWYFLNWLTFGIASFSILPYIQNNHIFFYRVLLARKRRNG, encoded by the coding sequence ATGAAATACCCAAAAATTGATTTAAAAACCATTCGTCTGCAGACGAGGCAATTTCAGGCTGAAAATCCCCGCCTCTTTCTCGTCTATCTCTTACCTAGTATACTGGTCATCTTATCAGGCTTTCTCAACCCCTTGGCTCGTCTCCAAGAAAGTGTTTTAGAGCAATCATTTTTCAGCATGCTAGCACAAGTGCTCCAAGCCTATCTCTTCCCGCTAGTGGTTTCTTTTATGAGCACGATTTTTCTAGCAGGTGCTGCTTTTGCGACACTCCGACTCCTCAAGGATCCTGATACAGAACTCTCAGTAAAATCAAGCCTGGCCCTCTTTGCTGAAGAGCGCTTCTCGCAAACCTTCCTAACTCTGCTCCTCAAACGTTTCTACCTCTTTTTATGGAGCATTCCAAACTTAGTAGGCGTTTATTTTCTCTTTTATAGCAATCTCTTGGCTCGGAGATTTGTCTCCCTACATCCTGAATTTCCAAAATTAGACCTCTCATCCCTTGAAACAGAACAATTCCTTATGACCTTTGGCCTCTACTTTTTCGCGAGTCTCATCTTGATGATTGTAGGGAACATCCTCTACGTTCCACAACATTATGCCTACTCGCAGGTAGAATTCCTCCTCTGCGACACTCTGGATTTAGGACAGGCTAAACCCCGTCAAATCCTGAAAACCAGCCGTTTCTTGATGAAGGGTTACAAATTTCAACGCTTTGTTCTCGATCTACAACTACTCCCTTGGTACTTCCTCAACTGGCTCACTTTTGGAATTGCTAGCTTTTCAATCCTTCCCTATATCCAAAACAATCACATCTTCTTTTACAGAGTCCTACTAGCCCGTAAACGTCGAAATGGATAA